One segment of Panicum virgatum strain AP13 chromosome 3K, P.virgatum_v5, whole genome shotgun sequence DNA contains the following:
- the LOC120698247 gene encoding zinc finger CCCH domain-containing protein 36-like isoform X2 produces MGSAGGRVGATDQIPEVEMDVVEGAPEEPGRVGSKRVRDSPSALGSHEKKPMLQPHNVDKSLSKAGNSNLLHMNSDGASKMGGRYLRGADGLGTPDSIALRLNISSPCENLENETKWATKICTFYTQGWCNKGNSCAFLHEREGGFAKAGLLAPPGFENHRGSEEGSQVQHQSNLKVLQFKDAEGSSKDERYRRLIHAYGEDNVRLAHIADKRNSTTPGISQGLHGTGSMEHSLVVHEKTNKPFMRHHTGLSPETYLDGRHILLDGGDFESGMDRRNDFSNAHVARTYLDVNTLNSGHQFRSSGLSISSDPFQLSEKLSAYGATTDNLSNTHQKEHHSSLASYSSHGLTGFRNPGYAASETSRPALLSSSSSEPYIMSAGPLSPIKDEVWVTSVPFVPSFSFPDSTTPPGSQYDPFVDCIEPPKVGDTDNLKSSNVSFSTSSQHTNQYVITDESLNPDDKLTRNMSAKGANGSAYLISADRVRSSSLDDYNRLKAHDRKICAASNEEKARDFRFHLAEHIKELVKPIWKEGNLSKDAHKLVVKKSVEKIVDSIRPNQMPTSEELIAKYITTSGSKIEKLVKAYVDRHRTT; encoded by the exons ATGGGCAGCGCCGGCGGTAGGGTTGGGGCGACAGACCAGATCCCGGAGGTTGAAATGGACGTCGTCGAGGGCGCTCCGGAGGAGCCGGGGCGGGTCGGGTCGAAGAGGGTCAGGGATTCGCCCAGCGCCCTGGGTTCCCACG AGAAGAAACCAATGCTTCAACCTCATAATGTTGATAAAAGTTTGAGCAAAGCTGGCAACAGTAACCTTCTGCACATGAATTCTGATGGTGCTTCTAAAATGGGGGGTCGATACCTGCGTGGTGCAGATGGCTTGGGGACTCCAGATTCTATTGCTCTGAG ATTGAATATCTCATCTCCTTGTGAAAACCTGGAGAATGAAACCAAATGGGCCACCAAAATATGTACCTTTTACACTCAAGGTTGGTGCAATAAAGGAAACAGTTGCGCATTTCTTCATGAAAGAGAGGGGGGTTTTGCAAAGGCTGGTCTGCTTGCACCACCTGGTTTTGAAAATCATAGAG GTTCCGAAGAAGGGTCTCAAGTACAACATCAATCCAACTTGAAGGTGCTGCAATTCAAAGATGCAGAGGGTTCATCAAAAGATGAGCGGTATCGGAGACTTATACATGCATATGGCGAAGATAATGTGAGGCTGGCACATATTGCTGATAAACGAAACTCTACCACTCCAGGGATTTCACAAGGGCTCCATGGCACTGGCAGTATGGAGCACAGTCTAGTAGTTCATGAGAAAACCAACAAACCTTTCATGAGACACCATACTGGTTTGTCACCTGAAACCTATTTGGATGGCAGACATATCTTGCTAGATGGAGGGGACTTTGAATCTGGTATGGACAGGAGAAACGACTTCAGTAATGCCCATGTTGCAAGAACTTATCTTGACGTGAACACCTTAAACTCAGGCCATCAGTTTCGATCATCTGGCCTTTCTATTTCATCTGATCCTTTCCAACTCAGTGAGAAGTTGTCAGCTTATGGTGCAACAACAGATAATCTTTCTAACACACATCAGAAAGAACATCATTCAAGCCTTGCCTCATATAGTTCACATGGCTTAACAGGATTTAGAAATCCAGGCTATGCTGCATCTGAAACTTCTAGACCTGCATTACTCTCAAGCAGTTCATCTGAACCTTATATTATGTCAGCTGGACCCCTTTCTCCAATCAAGGATGAGGTCTGGGTGACGTCAGTGCCTTTTGTACCTTCTTTTAGTTTTCCGGATAGTACAACACCCCCAGGGAGTCAGTATGACCCATTCGTTGACTGTATTGAACCTCCTAAAGTTGGAGATACGGATAATCTGAAGTCCTCCAATGTGTCCTTCAGTACTTCAAGTCAGCATACAAATCAGTATGTAATTACTGATGAATCACTGAATCCTGATGACAAGCTAACCAGGAATATGTCTGCCAAAGGAGCAAATGGATCTGCGTACCTGATTTCAGCTGATAGAGTACGCAGCTCTAGCCTGGATGATTATAATAGGTTGAAAGCTCATGACAGAAAAATCTGTGCAGCTAGTAACGAAGAGAAAGCAAGAGATTTCCGTTTTCATTTGGCAGAACATATAAAGGAGTTGGTCAAACCAATATGGAAGGAAGGTAATCTGAGTAAAGATGCTCATAAACTGGTAGTGAAAAAATCTGTTGAAAAAATTGTTGATTCGATTAGGCCAAATCAAATGCCAACTAGTGAAGAGTTGATTGCCAAATATATTACTACCTCTGGATCAAAGATAGAAAAACTTGTGAAG GCGTATGTTGATAGGCATCGTACAACGTGA
- the LOC120698247 gene encoding zinc finger CCCH domain-containing protein 36-like isoform X1 — protein MGSAGGRVGATDQIPEVEMDVVEGAPEEPGRVGSKRVRDSPSALGSHGFYGVTTAEKKPMLQPHNVDKSLSKAGNSNLLHMNSDGASKMGGRYLRGADGLGTPDSIALRLNISSPCENLENETKWATKICTFYTQGWCNKGNSCAFLHEREGGFAKAGLLAPPGFENHRGSEEGSQVQHQSNLKVLQFKDAEGSSKDERYRRLIHAYGEDNVRLAHIADKRNSTTPGISQGLHGTGSMEHSLVVHEKTNKPFMRHHTGLSPETYLDGRHILLDGGDFESGMDRRNDFSNAHVARTYLDVNTLNSGHQFRSSGLSISSDPFQLSEKLSAYGATTDNLSNTHQKEHHSSLASYSSHGLTGFRNPGYAASETSRPALLSSSSSEPYIMSAGPLSPIKDEVWVTSVPFVPSFSFPDSTTPPGSQYDPFVDCIEPPKVGDTDNLKSSNVSFSTSSQHTNQYVITDESLNPDDKLTRNMSAKGANGSAYLISADRVRSSSLDDYNRLKAHDRKICAASNEEKARDFRFHLAEHIKELVKPIWKEGNLSKDAHKLVVKKSVEKIVDSIRPNQMPTSEELIAKYITTSGSKIEKLVKAYVDRHRTT, from the exons ATGGGCAGCGCCGGCGGTAGGGTTGGGGCGACAGACCAGATCCCGGAGGTTGAAATGGACGTCGTCGAGGGCGCTCCGGAGGAGCCGGGGCGGGTCGGGTCGAAGAGGGTCAGGGATTCGCCCAGCGCCCTGGGTTCCCACG GTTTTTATGGAGTGACTACTGCAGAGAAGAAACCAATGCTTCAACCTCATAATGTTGATAAAAGTTTGAGCAAAGCTGGCAACAGTAACCTTCTGCACATGAATTCTGATGGTGCTTCTAAAATGGGGGGTCGATACCTGCGTGGTGCAGATGGCTTGGGGACTCCAGATTCTATTGCTCTGAG ATTGAATATCTCATCTCCTTGTGAAAACCTGGAGAATGAAACCAAATGGGCCACCAAAATATGTACCTTTTACACTCAAGGTTGGTGCAATAAAGGAAACAGTTGCGCATTTCTTCATGAAAGAGAGGGGGGTTTTGCAAAGGCTGGTCTGCTTGCACCACCTGGTTTTGAAAATCATAGAG GTTCCGAAGAAGGGTCTCAAGTACAACATCAATCCAACTTGAAGGTGCTGCAATTCAAAGATGCAGAGGGTTCATCAAAAGATGAGCGGTATCGGAGACTTATACATGCATATGGCGAAGATAATGTGAGGCTGGCACATATTGCTGATAAACGAAACTCTACCACTCCAGGGATTTCACAAGGGCTCCATGGCACTGGCAGTATGGAGCACAGTCTAGTAGTTCATGAGAAAACCAACAAACCTTTCATGAGACACCATACTGGTTTGTCACCTGAAACCTATTTGGATGGCAGACATATCTTGCTAGATGGAGGGGACTTTGAATCTGGTATGGACAGGAGAAACGACTTCAGTAATGCCCATGTTGCAAGAACTTATCTTGACGTGAACACCTTAAACTCAGGCCATCAGTTTCGATCATCTGGCCTTTCTATTTCATCTGATCCTTTCCAACTCAGTGAGAAGTTGTCAGCTTATGGTGCAACAACAGATAATCTTTCTAACACACATCAGAAAGAACATCATTCAAGCCTTGCCTCATATAGTTCACATGGCTTAACAGGATTTAGAAATCCAGGCTATGCTGCATCTGAAACTTCTAGACCTGCATTACTCTCAAGCAGTTCATCTGAACCTTATATTATGTCAGCTGGACCCCTTTCTCCAATCAAGGATGAGGTCTGGGTGACGTCAGTGCCTTTTGTACCTTCTTTTAGTTTTCCGGATAGTACAACACCCCCAGGGAGTCAGTATGACCCATTCGTTGACTGTATTGAACCTCCTAAAGTTGGAGATACGGATAATCTGAAGTCCTCCAATGTGTCCTTCAGTACTTCAAGTCAGCATACAAATCAGTATGTAATTACTGATGAATCACTGAATCCTGATGACAAGCTAACCAGGAATATGTCTGCCAAAGGAGCAAATGGATCTGCGTACCTGATTTCAGCTGATAGAGTACGCAGCTCTAGCCTGGATGATTATAATAGGTTGAAAGCTCATGACAGAAAAATCTGTGCAGCTAGTAACGAAGAGAAAGCAAGAGATTTCCGTTTTCATTTGGCAGAACATATAAAGGAGTTGGTCAAACCAATATGGAAGGAAGGTAATCTGAGTAAAGATGCTCATAAACTGGTAGTGAAAAAATCTGTTGAAAAAATTGTTGATTCGATTAGGCCAAATCAAATGCCAACTAGTGAAGAGTTGATTGCCAAATATATTACTACCTCTGGATCAAAGATAGAAAAACTTGTGAAG GCGTATGTTGATAGGCATCGTACAACGTGA
- the LOC120698247 gene encoding zinc finger CCCH domain-containing protein 36-like isoform X3 encodes MDDIGFYGVTTAEKKPMLQPHNVDKSLSKAGNSNLLHMNSDGASKMGGRYLRGADGLGTPDSIALRLNISSPCENLENETKWATKICTFYTQGWCNKGNSCAFLHEREGGFAKAGLLAPPGFENHRGSEEGSQVQHQSNLKVLQFKDAEGSSKDERYRRLIHAYGEDNVRLAHIADKRNSTTPGISQGLHGTGSMEHSLVVHEKTNKPFMRHHTGLSPETYLDGRHILLDGGDFESGMDRRNDFSNAHVARTYLDVNTLNSGHQFRSSGLSISSDPFQLSEKLSAYGATTDNLSNTHQKEHHSSLASYSSHGLTGFRNPGYAASETSRPALLSSSSSEPYIMSAGPLSPIKDEVWVTSVPFVPSFSFPDSTTPPGSQYDPFVDCIEPPKVGDTDNLKSSNVSFSTSSQHTNQYVITDESLNPDDKLTRNMSAKGANGSAYLISADRVRSSSLDDYNRLKAHDRKICAASNEEKARDFRFHLAEHIKELVKPIWKEGNLSKDAHKLVVKKSVEKIVDSIRPNQMPTSEELIAKYITTSGSKIEKLVKAYVDRHRTT; translated from the exons ATGGATGATATAG GTTTTTATGGAGTGACTACTGCAGAGAAGAAACCAATGCTTCAACCTCATAATGTTGATAAAAGTTTGAGCAAAGCTGGCAACAGTAACCTTCTGCACATGAATTCTGATGGTGCTTCTAAAATGGGGGGTCGATACCTGCGTGGTGCAGATGGCTTGGGGACTCCAGATTCTATTGCTCTGAG ATTGAATATCTCATCTCCTTGTGAAAACCTGGAGAATGAAACCAAATGGGCCACCAAAATATGTACCTTTTACACTCAAGGTTGGTGCAATAAAGGAAACAGTTGCGCATTTCTTCATGAAAGAGAGGGGGGTTTTGCAAAGGCTGGTCTGCTTGCACCACCTGGTTTTGAAAATCATAGAG GTTCCGAAGAAGGGTCTCAAGTACAACATCAATCCAACTTGAAGGTGCTGCAATTCAAAGATGCAGAGGGTTCATCAAAAGATGAGCGGTATCGGAGACTTATACATGCATATGGCGAAGATAATGTGAGGCTGGCACATATTGCTGATAAACGAAACTCTACCACTCCAGGGATTTCACAAGGGCTCCATGGCACTGGCAGTATGGAGCACAGTCTAGTAGTTCATGAGAAAACCAACAAACCTTTCATGAGACACCATACTGGTTTGTCACCTGAAACCTATTTGGATGGCAGACATATCTTGCTAGATGGAGGGGACTTTGAATCTGGTATGGACAGGAGAAACGACTTCAGTAATGCCCATGTTGCAAGAACTTATCTTGACGTGAACACCTTAAACTCAGGCCATCAGTTTCGATCATCTGGCCTTTCTATTTCATCTGATCCTTTCCAACTCAGTGAGAAGTTGTCAGCTTATGGTGCAACAACAGATAATCTTTCTAACACACATCAGAAAGAACATCATTCAAGCCTTGCCTCATATAGTTCACATGGCTTAACAGGATTTAGAAATCCAGGCTATGCTGCATCTGAAACTTCTAGACCTGCATTACTCTCAAGCAGTTCATCTGAACCTTATATTATGTCAGCTGGACCCCTTTCTCCAATCAAGGATGAGGTCTGGGTGACGTCAGTGCCTTTTGTACCTTCTTTTAGTTTTCCGGATAGTACAACACCCCCAGGGAGTCAGTATGACCCATTCGTTGACTGTATTGAACCTCCTAAAGTTGGAGATACGGATAATCTGAAGTCCTCCAATGTGTCCTTCAGTACTTCAAGTCAGCATACAAATCAGTATGTAATTACTGATGAATCACTGAATCCTGATGACAAGCTAACCAGGAATATGTCTGCCAAAGGAGCAAATGGATCTGCGTACCTGATTTCAGCTGATAGAGTACGCAGCTCTAGCCTGGATGATTATAATAGGTTGAAAGCTCATGACAGAAAAATCTGTGCAGCTAGTAACGAAGAGAAAGCAAGAGATTTCCGTTTTCATTTGGCAGAACATATAAAGGAGTTGGTCAAACCAATATGGAAGGAAGGTAATCTGAGTAAAGATGCTCATAAACTGGTAGTGAAAAAATCTGTTGAAAAAATTGTTGATTCGATTAGGCCAAATCAAATGCCAACTAGTGAAGAGTTGATTGCCAAATATATTACTACCTCTGGATCAAAGATAGAAAAACTTGTGAAG GCGTATGTTGATAGGCATCGTACAACGTGA